The DNA segment TCGTCCTCGGCTGGATTGAAGCCATTGCTCCAGGCCTTGGTGGAGAACGGCGGGTTGGCGACGATAAAGTCGAACAGCTTGAGGTTACCCATCGGGTCTTTGAAATGTGGCGCGAACAGGGTGTTGTCCTTCCAGATTTCCGCCGTTGGGCAGTCGTGCAGGATCATATTCATCTTGGCCAAGGCGCTGGTGGCGTTGTCCATTTCCTGACCGTAGATGGCCAAGTCGAGGCCGGTAGTGCTTTTGGCTTCGTCGTGGGCTTTGAGCAGCAGCGAGCCCGAGCCGCAGGTCGGGTCGTAAATGCTCTGCTTGCTGTCGGTAGCACCGGCCAGGCCGATAACCTGGGCCATGATCCGCGACACTTCGGCTGGGGTGTAGAACTGCCCCTTGCTCTTGCCGGACTCGGTGGCGAAATGGCGCATCAGGTATTCGTAGGCATCACCGAGGATGTCGTCGCCCTGGGCGCGGTTGCTACGGAAATCCAGACCCGGTGTGTTGAAGATGCTAACCAGGTTGGACAGGCGGTCGACCATCTCCTTGCCCTTGCCGAGCTTCTCCTGATCGTTGAAATCCGCTACGTCGATGACGCCGGTGAGGTTATTGGCCTCGGCCAGGCGGGCGATGATCTGGTTGATCTTGTCGCCGATCTCTTTGTCGCCCTTGAGCGCCACCATGTCGGCGAAGCTACCACCCTCGGGCACCTCGATCAGAGAGTTCGGGTCGCCGGCGTACTTATCCGAAACGTACTTCACGAACAGCAGTACCAGGACGTAGTCCTTGTACTGCGAGGCATCCATCCCGCCGCGCAGTTCGTCGCAGGATTTCCAAAGGGATGAGTAGAGTTCGGATTTCTTGATGGCCATCGGGCGTACTACCTTGCAATGCGGAATGGCAGGTAGCAGAGGGTCAAGGCCTCGTCCGCGTCCCTGCCGAAAGGATGGGGCGAGAGTACCAGAAATGCGGAGCAGGCCTCATCCTTGGCCGGCAGCAGAATAGTGCTCGTGACGTTGGGTTCGCCACGGAGTTGGATGCTGATCAAGTAGAGTAATGAAGCGTCCATTGTGATGCCGCTCGTGTAGGTGAGCCAGTTCATGCATGAGGATATATTCCAAGCACTGCAAGGGCTTCTCAGCCAGCTCTAGGTTGAGCCAGATGCGCTGGGCTTCGATGTTGTGATTTGGTGTTAGCATCACTGAAGTACGTAGCACACCCTAGGGAAGCCCTGAATCACTGTGAAGAAGGACGAGAGGATAGACTTCCGACAGGCACTTCCTTAGCGACAACTCCATAAGACTCTAAAGTTATGAACTTAGAGTCAAATATATCCGATGGAATTTTCTTTTTTAGCAATTCAAAGAAATTCTCATCATGAGTTGAGATGATTATTTGCTTATCAAACTGCACGGAAATATTCCTCAGCATATCAATCATTGAAAGAACATTGATCGAATCCATTGAGTGAATCGGATCATCAATCAAAATCACCCCAAGTGGCTTGCCATCGTGCTTGGCATGAATTGCTCTCGCCAGAAAAACACTCAAGCTCAAAATATTCAACTGCGCAGAGCTGAAATAAAGGTTTGGAGATACCCTGTTGCCTCGATCATCTGATATGACGATATTTAACTGAGGTCGTTCGCCGATGACGAACTTAGGGGAAAACTCAACTTTTTTGAAGGCAGGATGAGGATCTATTTTACGATAGATTCCATTAATCAAGTCCGTATAGAAATAAGACTTTATCTGACTCTCCAAGCAAGAAGCGACGCTCTCTATTTCCACGGCTAACGCAGAGGCAACTTTCGAATGCTTTTCTATTTCAAGCTCTACTTGAGCCAATTCCTTTCTTCTAGAGATATTTTGTACATACGGGACTAATGCCTTGAGCTGGGTCTCCAGTAGTTCGTAGGAAGCCAGAACCAAACCTACATGCTCACGACTGAGAAGAAAAGTGGACAACTTTTGTTCAATGGCAGCCTTAAACTCTGTTTCAGTCTTCAATTTAAAATTGCCAATCAGTTCAACCAGCCCTCTGATATAGGGCAATATTTTGGCATCATACTGTGTTATCTCTGAGGATATTGCAGTCTGTCGGCTTTTCAGAAACGCTAAGTCTAGCCAATTACCCTCAGACTCCATTTCGGCCTTGAGAGAACTACAGCGCTTCACAAGATTTTCTAGATCCGTACTTACCGACTGCATAGCGGCAATAGCACTTGAAATGGCCTGATCAATTGCAGCCGGAAGGCCCATGGCGTCCGTAGCTTTCGAGTTGATAAAATTATCGAATTTTACGAACAATGGGTCATTCTTGATAGAAAGCTCTTGGTTCTGGTAAACAGCCATTTGGCCAACAAGGTCATTTAACTCCGACTTAAGCCTATCGATATCGTTCTGAGCATTAGCCTTATCAGCTACCAACTTATTCAATAATTCGGATGCTGCCTGCTTGTCATGTTCCAAGCGGATCTGAAGAGCGGCAGAATCAAGACCTAGCACTAAAGCGTTACGTGAGGAAACCCTATCGAGAGCCGTTGAGCGCTGCGCCTCCAAATGCAAGCGGTATTGATTATAATTGTTTAGATTTTCATCCAGTTTCTGAATGGTGGTTCTGATAAACTCGGTAACTTGAGCCTTCTTATTCGAAGCCTGCGCCAAGAGCTCTTTAATTCTCCGTTCAACCTCCTCCTTCAACTGAAGAGAAAGCTCAATCATCTGGGAGTTTGTTTGCAGAGCATCGGAAACAAATTTATTACCTGCAATAGCATTCTTTAAAGCCAACTCATCCAAGTGCTCTTGAGTACAAAGCGGGCAGATTTTGGTTGGATGGAGACTGATATGCTCAAGACCCAGCCCTACTAAACGTTCGATGGTGCTTGATTGCTCAGTTAGCGCATGCTGGACAGTAAGCAACCCACTTACCTGTTCTTCATAATTGATAACTCTAGATCGAAGCTCTGAAAGCTCTAATGTAAGAGACGCATCAATCTCAAGCGCAGAGATATCAGTAGAAAGCAAACCATCAACGCTCACGTCAAGTGAACTGATCTGGGCTAGCTCAAACCGCTTAGCCTCTATAGAGGCCAAATCTACATTTCTACTGGCATCTAGAGCCTCAATCTCCGAATTTAGATTGGAGGCAAGCTGGCGGGCATTAGCCATTTCAACATATATATTGCTGGCATTAATCTGCAAATCGACAATTTTTTGTAAATCGCCCTGCCAATTCGCAATGAGTGCCTCAACGCTCCTCAAACTAAATAGCTGTTTATCAATCTGTGACTCTAAATCAACCCGAAGACTGTGGAAATTCATATTTTCTGAACGCCCCTTCTCAAGAGTTGAATATAGCTCCATAAACTGAGGCAGTTCAGACTTTAGCCCGTTGAGATCATTGACTCTCGCTAAGGCAGTGCCTTGTTCGTCAATTTTCCTCATGTGGAGATGATAGAGCTCTTGATATTTCTGAGCGTCCTCAATGCCTTTATTAATACGCTGCGCCTCAGGCTCCAACTCAGATTTCTTGAGCAGTAGGCTCGTAACTTCGCCAGCTCTATCAAACTTCTGCTGCAATGACTCCACTACGGCATCATAATGCTTTATTTCTAAGCTGATCTGGTGCTTCCGTGTCAAAATAAACGATACAATTTCGAGCTCTTGGATCGAAGTAAGATCAGAAGAAATAGGTTGTATTGCCTCTCCAGCTGACGCCAGCGAGCTTACGGTATTGTTGTAGTCAACAAAGACGCTCTCATCTATACCATTAACGATCTGCGACGATATCTGGCCGCGCTTAACCTCCAAATCTGACAATGTGGCGCTATTTTCATACGCCAATATATGCAGGCCCTTCCGGACTTGCTCGGCGTTACCGCCGAAATGCGCCATAAATAGGTCATATCGATCTTCGGGCTTCACCTCTCGAACAAATCGATCTATCGCCTCCTGCGAGAGAATGATGTTCCTGAATTCTCTTGTACCGTCTTCAGTGTCCCGGTCATTAAATCTAATATCACGAGAATCCACACGGACGCTATTTAGCTTACGCGGAAAATCCTTCTCTGTAGTACTGACAAGAACAGAAGTCTCCACCGTGCTCTCGACATCTTTATTTCTCAGAATATACTGAGGCACACCCTCTAACTTTGTCCCTTTGGCCGCAATCTCATTATTTTTCTTATACGCGTCACCGATATACCGAGACACATTATTGGTAAGCGCCCATTCTACGGCGTCGTAAAATGAACTTTTACCGAATCCATTCGGTGCATAAATAGAGACAAACCCCGAAGGTTTGTTGCCGTCTACCGTAAAATCGAAAGTGCCATCCACCTTATACTTGTAGGCACGGAACGCTTCAATTGAAACCTTCTTAAGCTTCATGATTTGCCTACAAAATTAATAAGAGACATTATTTTTTCTGCACGAATGCTCCGAGCGCTCGCACTAGAATCAAAAGGTACATCTTCGAGAAAATCAGAGATAGCCGATTGATAGTTGCACTCTACAACCGCCTCGCTAAAGTCAGCCTTTAAGTCAAATCCCAGCAATTCATTGTTAAGAATTTGAACCGCTCTAGAGTTCTCGACTGGAATTGGTTCTCTTTCAACAATCAGCTTCCTGGCCGTGTAGGTGTCATTTTGAATAATGTACTTACCTCTAACATCGACATCTTCCGGACAAAGAAGAATAAGATACACATTCCACCGCGCAGCTTCGACCTTTGGCTGGTGATAAACAGAGACAAAATTCTGAATTGACTCCCATTGGTCTACGAGGCTTTGCGCAGTCTCAAACTCACATAGGATGCAGCTGATAAAAGAGTGGATTTCTGACTCATAAAACCCAAAGCCAACAGATGGGAAGCTTCGTTGAAGCTCTGTGAAATCGAAATCCTTAATTGACATAGACATTATAAAAGCCCCGAAGCATTTCAAGATGCTCAACTGAATCCCTTTCGTAAAACTCTTCAATGCGGTCGACTACACAGCGCCTATGCAAGGCCCGTATATGTGCAAGTTTGAATGTCGTGTATTTTTCTTTCGAAACCTGACTAATTCTCAGCCTACTACCGGCTGATCGTGGTCTAGTAATGTTTGCCAAAACATCCTGTATCTGAAAACTGGCGGGCTGTGCCATTGGCGCAGCTTCATGATTATCAATAAATAACGAGCCACCCTCGTCCAGAATTGAGCCTGCCAGTTCAAGCAAATTTCGCAACTCACCAATCCAACTCTTTTCGCTCTTACTGAAAACCAACCTCCTCTTTGGATCGAGCCCAGAGAAGTAGCTCGAATCGGCCTTAGCAGGATTATCGAGCAAGACCGATATAGCCATGAACTCTAAGTAAGATATCCATAATTTGACATCTAAAAGCGCTGACTTTCCTTCGCCACTGAATAGCAAACCAGACTCGTATTTCTTCAATATAAGATTTGGCTTTACCGACTCATCGCCCAATATTTCGTCAATGATCCCTCCAAGCTCCTCTCGAATATGCTCTATGAGAGCCACGCCTGGAACATCAAAAATAAACGCCTGGTCTTTCAGCCTAGAAAAGCACTCAAGAAAGCTAGGCATAATGGGCGCTAAAGAATTTGCCTCTACTATCTCCTCAAACCAGCGGATAGCATTACACTTAACACGGCCAAAATACTCTTCAGCCTTAGCGCCATCCATACGGAACTCGACAGCCACAAGACGTGGAAAATCATCATCGAGATAATAAACCCCGGCCCCCGAAAAGCCGTCGATCATCTCTTTATCTGGCGACCCATTAGCCGATATCACGATTTCTCCATTAACCCATGAGGTTAACGAAGCATCTTGCTGCTTAGCCTGTTGAATAAAATCTTTTTCTTTTGCACGAGTGTCCGGATATCCAACCATCATCAATGGAGCTTGGAAAGGCGGCTCCCCTAAGCAGAGCGATAAGTTGATGCTAGGATTAAAGGGGATCTTTATAACTGCGCAGTCGACTTTGGGATGGACATACGTCTGAATATCAGGAATCTGCTCACCCTTATAATTAAATATCGCTTGATTCTGAAATCCACTGACGACATGACCAGCCGTCAACACATATGAGTACTCATGAGACAACGCACTGATCAAAACACCACTGCCGTTGTTCACCTTTACTGCGTGAGCACCCATTAACTCGAAATTATTCATATCAGATCTGAATCCCACCTGCGAGAGAGCGCAATCTAGACTCGTAACCCTCGACCTCGCTATCTAACAAAACTCCGTCAAACGCATCTTCGTAATTGAAATATATTACATTGTCTGGATGTGCATTAAGGATTCTCGCCAACGTTCTCTTATGCGGATGACCATGCCTAGTCCCGTCAGTACTGATTAGATAGGATCTACACTCAATAAGCCCAAGCATCTCTACACTTGTATTGAAATGACTCCCATGATGAGAAATCTTTACGTAATCGACTACAAGCTTATTTTCTTGGGTATAACCAAGCTTTGCTAGAGCAGCCACAATGGTGGAAGCATAAGCATCGGCTAGGAATAGGACTTTCTTCCCTTCAACCTCAAGAATAAATGCGATGGAACTACCATTCGCAGGTGAAGAATCTTCAGTGAACGTATCATTATCGAGAAGATCACTGAGGCTCAGATGGTAGTCATTAGCCTCTCCTGACGTATCAGCTGAGAGTGACTCATCGGGCCATATGCAGTGTAGATTTTCGAGATTTTGATGCGCAGGCGAGAGAATTGTGAACTTGAAAGGCCCCTCAGTAATTACCTGCCCGGCAACAATGACTTCACTCCCCCAGCAGTGCAGCTTAGTAAGAGCCTGCTCAAATGTTTGGCCGTCGCTAACGCTCGTTTCCGGGCTCTCACCTGTGCTGAAGGGAATCGAGTTTTCAGGTATTTCAGGCTGGCTCAAGTAGGCTGAGATGTTGCTCGATGCGTTTAGCCATACTCTCTTTGCAAGAGTACTGAGGTAGCCTTCAGCCTTGAAGGCATTGATCAGCCCCCTGATATGATCCGAATCAATATGGGTCAGGATCACCAGATCGACGTGCTGGCCTTTTCCCTTGATCTCATCCAAGGCCTTGCGCAAGGGGCCGGGACGCCGCCCTCCTGGGCCTACGCCAAAAGTCTTGGCGGGGCCGCCATCAATCAGAAGGTTGGCGCTACCGGTCTCAGAGGAGTGGGAAACCACAATAGCGTCGCCATAGCTCGCCTCTAGTAGATGGATTGTAGTCGCCACGAAACCTCCCTGTTCTGATCACAGCTAATGCTGGTTGCCCTTTCGCTTTATATCACGTCGCCTAAGCCATTTCGAAAACTGTGACAGCGATCAAAAAATGAAGTGCATCGTACAACTGAATCAGGACGCCAAAACGCTCGGGCTGTCGCACAAGCGCCGCCATCAATCGCTATGCGACTAGGGCAACCAAGGGAAATGTAAACGTCGGGAAAGGGAGATTTCGGGGTTTCAGATGGTAAGCAGGGGGTAATTGAAGCTCTAGGAGGCGTAAAAAGAGGGCAAGTGAAGGAGGCAGGTTTACATTTTTTGGTAAGAACGAAGCCGAAAGCTATGGGGTTTACATTTTTGCGTGACTTCGTGTTAAAATTTCGTTAATAGGCAACCTAAAAACAGTTTAAGCCCTTACAAATTCTAGCCTCTAGGCTGATAGGGTGAATACTGAAGACGGAGCAGGCTGCAAACGATCTGGTTTACGCCATAGCCATTCAAGAACCAACGTCGCGGTGAAACGGTCGCAGAGCACC comes from the Pseudomonas sp. TCU-HL1 genome and includes:
- a CDS encoding M48 family metallopeptidase; amino-acid sequence: MLTPNHNIEAQRIWLNLELAEKPLQCLEYILMHELAHLHERHHNGRFITLLDQHPTPWRTQRHEHYSAAGQG
- a CDS encoding AAA family ATPase, encoding MKLKKVSIEAFRAYKYKVDGTFDFTVDGNKPSGFVSIYAPNGFGKSSFYDAVEWALTNNVSRYIGDAYKKNNEIAAKGTKLEGVPQYILRNKDVESTVETSVLVSTTEKDFPRKLNSVRVDSRDIRFNDRDTEDGTREFRNIILSQEAIDRFVREVKPEDRYDLFMAHFGGNAEQVRKGLHILAYENSATLSDLEVKRGQISSQIVNGIDESVFVDYNNTVSSLASAGEAIQPISSDLTSIQELEIVSFILTRKHQISLEIKHYDAVVESLQQKFDRAGEVTSLLLKKSELEPEAQRINKGIEDAQKYQELYHLHMRKIDEQGTALARVNDLNGLKSELPQFMELYSTLEKGRSENMNFHSLRVDLESQIDKQLFSLRSVEALIANWQGDLQKIVDLQINASNIYVEMANARQLASNLNSEIEALDASRNVDLASIEAKRFELAQISSLDVSVDGLLSTDISALEIDASLTLELSELRSRVINYEEQVSGLLTVQHALTEQSSTIERLVGLGLEHISLHPTKICPLCTQEHLDELALKNAIAGNKFVSDALQTNSQMIELSLQLKEEVERRIKELLAQASNKKAQVTEFIRTTIQKLDENLNNYNQYRLHLEAQRSTALDRVSSRNALVLGLDSAALQIRLEHDKQAASELLNKLVADKANAQNDIDRLKSELNDLVGQMAVYQNQELSIKNDPLFVKFDNFINSKATDAMGLPAAIDQAISSAIAAMQSVSTDLENLVKRCSSLKAEMESEGNWLDLAFLKSRQTAISSEITQYDAKILPYIRGLVELIGNFKLKTETEFKAAIEQKLSTFLLSREHVGLVLASYELLETQLKALVPYVQNISRRKELAQVELEIEKHSKVASALAVEIESVASCLESQIKSYFYTDLINGIYRKIDPHPAFKKVEFSPKFVIGERPQLNIVISDDRGNRVSPNLYFSSAQLNILSLSVFLARAIHAKHDGKPLGVILIDDPIHSMDSINVLSMIDMLRNISVQFDKQIIISTHDENFFELLKKKIPSDIFDSKFITLESYGVVAKEVPVGSLSSRPSSQ
- a CDS encoding ABC-three component system middle component 1, with the protein product MSMSIKDFDFTELQRSFPSVGFGFYESEIHSFISCILCEFETAQSLVDQWESIQNFVSVYHQPKVEAARWNVYLILLCPEDVDVRGKYIIQNDTYTARKLIVEREPIPVENSRAVQILNNELLGFDLKADFSEAVVECNYQSAISDFLEDVPFDSSASARSIRAEKIMSLINFVGKS
- a CDS encoding ABC-three component system protein; the protein is MNNFELMGAHAVKVNNGSGVLISALSHEYSYVLTAGHVVSGFQNQAIFNYKGEQIPDIQTYVHPKVDCAVIKIPFNPSINLSLCLGEPPFQAPLMMVGYPDTRAKEKDFIQQAKQQDASLTSWVNGEIVISANGSPDKEMIDGFSGAGVYYLDDDFPRLVAVEFRMDGAKAEEYFGRVKCNAIRWFEEIVEANSLAPIMPSFLECFSRLKDQAFIFDVPGVALIEHIREELGGIIDEILGDESVKPNLILKKYESGLLFSGEGKSALLDVKLWISYLEFMAISVLLDNPAKADSSYFSGLDPKRRLVFSKSEKSWIGELRNLLELAGSILDEGGSLFIDNHEAAPMAQPASFQIQDVLANITRPRSAGSRLRISQVSKEKYTTFKLAHIRALHRRCVVDRIEEFYERDSVEHLEMLRGFYNVYVN
- a CDS encoding ComEC/Rec2 family competence protein, which translates into the protein MATTIHLLEASYGDAIVVSHSSETGSANLLIDGGPAKTFGVGPGGRRPGPLRKALDEIKGKGQHVDLVILTHIDSDHIRGLINAFKAEGYLSTLAKRVWLNASSNISAYLSQPEIPENSIPFSTGESPETSVSDGQTFEQALTKLHCWGSEVIVAGQVITEGPFKFTILSPAHQNLENLHCIWPDESLSADTSGEANDYHLSLSDLLDNDTFTEDSSPANGSSIAFILEVEGKKVLFLADAYASTIVAALAKLGYTQENKLVVDYVKISHHGSHFNTSVEMLGLIECRSYLISTDGTRHGHPHKRTLARILNAHPDNVIYFNYEDAFDGVLLDSEVEGYESRLRSLAGGIQI